The DNA segment TGGCCATTCTCTTTTTCTTCTTCTGGTTATGCTCGCACTGCTTTAGGAGCATTTTTCCCGATAGCAGGTAATCCTTTGGCATAAACGATCCTGTGTAGTGCTCGTAGTAGTCGAAAAAGTGAACGCTAACCTGATTCTTACCAAGAAAGTTGTACATGGCGCTGTTGGCATCTAGGCTTCCAAAGGCAAAAAGGTTATCTACTGTCTCTATAGGAATGTACCGGGGTTGACCTTCACCCCCATCCTCATTTATTGGGGTAAACTTTAGCGTATTGTCCTTACGGCTTAGCCGTCCCGGATTAAATAGGTAGTAGGTGCGCTTCATAGTTCGGTTGGTTTACTCTTCTTCTGTGGCATAGCAAAACTCGTAGTACGAGCACTTGCTGCAAAGCTTTCGGTTGATCTTTGGCGGACAGGCATCGTTGGATATTATCGTCTCTATCTCGGTCACTATATTTTCCAGCTGCTGCCGGTCATTATCGCTAAGCATTACATGCTCACGATGCCGCATGGTGGGGTATTCGATGATTCCCGTAACGCCGTCTACCCCCTCCCTCTCCAAAAGCCAGATGTAGTACTTTACCTGCCAGATATGGGCATCCTCCATCGAATCGGACTTCTTTATCTCGTGGATCACCTTTCCCCGAGCATCAAAGAAGTCTATCTTACTGCCGCCAACGCTAACCTCCTCGTAGCGTTCCGAACGGTCGGGGTAGCTCGTCTCGTGGATCAGCTTGCCCTCGCCAACGGTATCGGAGGTGTGCTCCATGTTGATGCCGTTGGCAAATAGCCAAAGCTTACGCTTGCAAACAAAGTAGTAGTTAATATGGGTAGCAATAATGTTCATACGTTAAGCGGTTGCATCTCTAGCCAACTTTCGATTGCTTCAATCTCAAATTTACGGTTGTGCATAAATATAAAATTTGCTTCGTTACCGAACCAACCCACCAGCTGATCTCGTTTTAGCTTAGTTGGTTTTTCAGAAACACACGACAGGTAGCTGCTCCACGGGTATTCAACCGGATGGCTGCAAAATCCATGATGAACAGGATTGTTATGAATGTAAAGCGTCACCTGTTTCAGGTAGTTATCATCATCTATTAAGCGCCGTTTAAACGGCCGTTCGAATAGCGCACCGCGATGACCAAATCGGGTGTTAAACGCTTTGGTATAGGCGTTGAATAGGTTGGAGAAATGCTGATGAGGTGGTTTTGAGTTTCTTCGATCTTCAAGACCTGACAGGTTTTGAAAACCTGTCAGGTCTGAAAAATCCAAAATCTTTACCAGCAGGTGGAAATGGTTAGGCATTAGTACCCATGCATACGTATCGGCAACAGGCGAGATATATTCGTTATACTTGCGAAGAAAGTATTCGTAGTTATCGGGCTCACGAAATAGATCGCGGTTTCCCACACCATGGTTGTAGATATGGTACAGCTTTCCGGATTCTAATGGCTCATAGTGCTGCATAGGCTATGTGTCATGCTTTAGAATACCTTTTATGGTACACCTGAGAGGTTTTAAAAACCTGTCAGGTGTAGATATTTTATGCTTTCATTAGCTGGTTTTCGTAGTCGAAGGCCATCATTATGTCTATCAGCTTTTGCTTGGCACGATCTAGTGCATCGTATGTTTCTGATTTTGTTCTGATGTAGCCTCCTGCAGCAAGTGAAACATAGGTAGAAACCCCGTCCAACTCTTCTTCAACGATTGGATAAGCTTTGTTGTCCTCTTCGTCCGAGAGTTTCGCACGTATACTAGCGGCAATTTTGTTAGCGTTATCGCTGATGCTAACGGCCAACGTTTCCATTAAACTGAAGGTACGTGCCTGATTTGAGGTAATGCTCCATTCTATAATTGCCTCTGCTAAAGCAGGGATCAGCATTTCACGAACAGCAAGGGGTGCAACCAAGCATGGACCAAATACATTAGTAGACTCAACCCAACCATCTTTTCTCAAACGAGATTCTGTTTCAGAAGAGATTTCGGGCTCAAACGAATTTAAGGTTACAGAAAACAAACGACGTAAGTCAATAGCAATGTCTTGAACGAACAAACCTCCGGCACGTCGGTTGTCTGGAATCCATTTGCGGCTCAGGCTTCGATCTTTTCCTGCTAGCAAAGCTTCAATTTGCGCTGTTGTTAGGGCTTCACCCTTTTCATTTCGAACAACCACCTGATTATTGGGACGATCGCTACGATCAAAGGAGATATTTTCATTATCAACGCCAGCCAAAAGAGGATGCAATCCGCGCATAGCCGAAATTGAAAGGGGACTTCTACGTTTGACTGTTTTTTCATTTCCTCCTTTTGAGGCCTTCATCCAGCCTCCAAATAGCTGATCGGGATATGCTGGATCACATGTCGCAAAAACCTCTCCTTCCTTCAGTTCATCTTTGCTATTCACATCGAACAGAAAAGTTGTTGGAGCAGGCTGCTCGTTAATCACATTGCTCAGTTTATCAAAAACTGACCGCTTAATCTGCTGACCACTCGAATAGGGAATACGACGATTGAACAGTGAGTCGTAGTAGTACTTTTGTCCGTCTTGAACACAAAAAACGGTATGTTCTGCTCTTTTGAGCGTTCTGATATAAACAGTTCTCATGGTATTTATTTTTTGGTTTATGATTTACTTTCCAGATATGCGTAATCAAACTTTAGCAATACAACGAAGTAGCCAAACTCTTCGGTAGTCATCAAATGAACTTTATCTCGCAAAATTTTGAAAGTCTCCAACAGCTTGGGATCAACATCCTTTACTAATGTTGCCAAACCATCTAAAAACTGTTTTTTTGTTTTTGCCTGAAGCAGCTCGTTTTCTAACAAGTTAGCCCGATCTCGTTTTTTTGCATCTGCTCTATACTCTTTCAGAGCTTTTGCCACCTCCTCGGAATAATGGAGATCTTCCTGTTTGTTTTTTGTAATCATCGCTATTAACCAGGTTTTATAAGTTCGAAATGAAATGATATTCTCGTAATCTTTTTTATTCGCCTTTTTCTTGCGCTCTTCGAATGCTTCGGGCGTTTCCCCATTTTTGGCAGCTACAGCGGTCGCCGTAAAGTTGGGCATCTTTGCCTTGTCAAAGTACTCGCGTAACCCCTGTGGCTCCAAAGCCTGCAATCCAATAGCCCCAAACTCGCAGGCCCTCTTTATGTGAATTCCAAACATGCCTTCGTAATCCTTCTTTTGGGTAAGTGCATCGTTTTCTCCAAACAAGATTTTGTATATGCTTAAAATGGATCGTCCCTGATGAAATCGAAAAGGGATGAACCCCATCGTTTTATTCGTTTGACCTAAGCTATATATATAGGCAGTTACCGTTTCTTCGGCTAACTTTTCAGAAAGGTTGAAGTAGAATCTTGCCCAGAAAATGGTGCTTACCTCGATCAACTTTTCGTCCTGAAAGAAGATGTCGTAATTCGACAGGTATCCAAAATCTGGATTTTCTTCATAATCCATACTAAAGGCAAAGTTGAGCCATTGTCCGTTCCATGTATTAATTTGATTGCCTCTTAGTCGGTCAAGTGTTGGCTCATTTAGTAAACGGCGGTAGACTTTCCATCCTTCATAGAGAGTAAGGAGGATTTGTGCATGGTCAAAAAATATGGAATAGCCTCCAGCTACACCAACACCTAAACCGCCTCCAATCCATGATAGATAAACCTCCTCTGCTTCATATTTTATCCCTAAATCCGTAACCAATCCTGATGTTGTTGCAAACTCCTTTTCCTCAGATGCGGGAAATCCAATCGCAATACTGGCATCGCGCAAACCTGCATCAATTTTTGCATGCAAATCATTTAACTTCTCTATTCGTTCGTCGTGTGTTAAAAATTCTGGTTTCTGTCCTTTCTTCATCTGTACAAAAGGCGAGTTGGTAACCCACTGCATATACTTTGGATGATCGAAAAACAGCGAGAAATACTCCTTTTCAAAAAACTCTTTGGCAGAGTATTCTTTCTGATATTTATCATTCCAGGCGTTCAGAAATGTTCGCCCGACGGTTGCTGCAATCATAGCTATAGCATTTGATAGGTTATATCTGATTTAGCGGTTTTCAACGTATCCATATTTAGCCCTTCTTCGTCCGAATAGGCAGAGTCGGGTACTATAAATGGTTTACTTCCTTCCCGCATTTGGTTGAAACGATGTACCGACCAGTATCGAACTGGAATTTCCATTTGCATCCGCTCCTCGAAGTTGGCTGTATGGTAGCGCTGTTCATCGGCCTCCACAATGCAGGTTACGCTGTCAATTTCTAATCGTTCGAGCAGGAACGATTTAGGCCTATGGGTCAGACGATTGATGGTCCACTCTCCCGTCCTCTTAAAAATGGCATGCTCTTCAATCTCGGGCATATCAACAACTGGAAACACATTGTCAATCATCTGCTGAATGTTGCGCTCATGAAGAACATCTCCGTCAGGCAGCTGCTCAAAGCTCTTTCGGAGTATTTCCAACTCGTAAGGCTTGGCTTCATCGATGGTTTCGGGCGGAACAACGACATACACCGGCTTATATTTGCCAATTGACTGCTCGGTTCTACTACGATTTATTCGACCAAAGCGCTGAATCAATGCATCAAGCGGAGCGCATTCAGTAACCATTAAATCGAAGCTGATATCCAAACTTACTTCAACCACCTGTGTTGAAATCACGATGCAGGCTTTGGTAGAAGTATTGAATTGCCCTGTTGGATTCCCATACTTATCTTTTCCTATAAGCTGCTTTTCCTTCTGCTCTCGTACCCCTCGTTTAAAGCGGCTATGCAAAAGCATGACCGGTGTATGAGGATGCAGCTGCCTGACGGTATCAAAAACCTGCTGTGCCGACTGTACTCGGTTGCAAACAAGCAGCACCTTTTTGTCCTCATCAATTGCCCTACTGATTAAAGGTAAGGCTGACACCCATGAATCAATTTTATGAACCATATGCCTGTCAAATTGATCCAGCTCTTCATCGTCAAGCTGCACTTCAAATACATTTTCTTTTCCCAGCAGCTCCAAAATCTGATTGTATAGAAAAGTAGGCATGGTGGCTGTCCCAATATGAATGCGGCAGCCCAAATCTTTCAGTACATGAACGATTTTGAGAACAATAGCTCGGGTGATATCAGTGTAGGTATGTATTTCATCCAAAATAACATCACAACCTTTGATGTCAATCAAAGTTGCTTCGTATCCATTGGTCCCGAAAATGATTCCGGCAATTTGATGCGGTGTTAATATCTTAATGGAGGAGCCGACATGGCTCTGTATAATTTTTTCTTCAATTGCCTTTCCTTTGACTGCGATGGAAGATGCTGAATGCAGCAGCCGAATATCGAGCTCCGGATTATCACTTGCCAAATCAGCTGAAACCCGATGAAACATCGCATTGATGGAAGCCTGAAATGGAAGCGTATAAAAGACTCTTCCAGCACATCGTCGGAAAAGGAAATCGGTTTTTCCTGCCCCCGTGCAGGCTACCACAATGGTATGCGACTTCACCGAATCTGCCGATTTTAACGAAAGCGGATAAAACGGATGCGTCCGGTTGAAGAATTTCAGGTTGGGCTTTTGAAACAGACGTTTGGAACAAGCCTCTGATCTGTCAATTAATGCCGAAGCAAAATGATCGGCAGCCTGCAACAACCCGCGATTGCTGGAATATCCCTTCTGCTTAAATGCCTTTCGACAGTAGTCATATACCCGAAAAAAGGTCACTTCTGCTTCTGTTTTTACAATTGGTCGTACAACAATCCCTAATTTGGAAAGGATATCCAACGCTTTGGGAGCCCAGCTGCTCCAATCCCCAGCATGAAACTCAAATATCTCATCAGGCTCGCGCTCCTCCGTCAAATCGAGCAATCCCTTTTCTCGCGCATCTTTTCGAATGGACTTATGATGGGCTATCACCATGTCTATAAGGTCTGGCTGCATATGATCGGGGAACAACGAAAGAAACAGGCAAGAGCTAATTTCATGGCGAAATGTTAAATCTCCAGTACGGGACTCTTCATCCAACCTTCGTTGAAATTCGGGATGAGCCTTCCCAATATCATGCAGAATGGCACCATAGCGAGCCAAAATAGGGTCGGCCCCCACACCAGTCGCAACCTTCTCTGCAACAACGGCAACCTGCTGCAGATGGGTTACTAACGGGGTAAAGTCGGGCTTCCCTTTTGCTCTAATTTCAGGACAGATCATTTGAATTCGTTTTTAACGGGGTTGCCGACAATCTTAAGCCAACCATACATGGGCTTATTTCCATCCATGCGGTTGTAACCGACCAAAAAGGATTGCTCACATTTCTCTGCAATTAGCTCAAACCCATAAAAGAGCTCCTCGTTGAGGTCAAATTCTTCCTCCGAAACTTTGATGATTCCATCTTGCGGATATAGAATATCTTCGTTGCGGGCTAAGCAGATGTGCTGCTTTGCTGCTTCTTCTGCATCCTCCATCGTTTCAAAAGCAAGAAACAGGATGGGGTTTACCATAACACCTCGCATCAAAATCGCGTATGGTCGTTCGTAAGTTCGATTACGGGCAGTCCCTTTTGCATTCCATCCGCGCGGCTGTGTTTGCTCCTGCTGCTGCGATATTTGCTGATAAGTTAGCCGATGCCGCTTAATCTTATATATCCCAAAATCGGCAGCAAGTAGTTCTGGAAACAGCTTTCGCTCTATCCCTGCAATCATAGAAGGCGTCAAAAACTGCTGGCTATATGTTTCGCTATCCCTTACTGCCGTCCAAGGCTTAATAAAACCAAACGGTCCAGAATATTTTACGACGTATAACATGCTTCTTCATTGTCTTTAAACCTGACAGGTTATAAAAACCAGTCAGGTTTGGTTACTACTTTATTGCACCAAACCCTATTCCTGTGGAGTTACCAAGGCCAACCAACCATGCAAAAACCTTGGTTTCAGGTTTAGCAATGATTTTAATTGGACATAAGTTGGCTCGGTTGTCTATTCCCTTATATCGCACAAGCTTTGTTGTAGCCTTTGCATAATCTGTATCGAAACCTATCTTTAGCGTGTCATCTTCTAAACCTGCCACTTCCATTTTATGCCTTAATGTTTCTTCCAGACATGAGTTAGCCTCCATATCACTATAGATTAAATGCTTGACTTTCCCATCAACCTGTCTTTTGATCAGAATTGGGCTTGCGGCAAAGAAGCATTCTCCATACATTTCTGCGGGGGTCTCCTCAATCATAACCTCCACTACAGACATTCCCCAATTTATATAAGGCTGATCAAGAATAGTTTTAATCGTTTTTCGTGCGTATTCATCATCAAAGAAGCTTATAAAAAAGCTAGCCCCATTTTTAAATTCAAGACCATTATCTTTTCTTTTACCCCCCCTTAACCATGAGAAAGAGTAAAGAGAAAGCGTTCCATGAAGGTTATTGTTTTCACCCAACCATTTATGAACAGTACCAACAATTACGGGTAAATGATCGAATGGTACAATTGATGTACTAGGTGATGTTTTGATGTGTAATCTCATTTATGTAATTTTTCAAGAATTATCTTTCATTTCACAAAGCTACCTACCCTCACCGACAGCGACGGTCGTTGAGAAATTATTTTTCAGCTCTTCAAGCCTTTTTCCTACGAATTCTGCCAGTTCGGGGCTATTTACGATGGTAATGTCGGGCAAAAGCCCCATTACAAATCGGCCAACCCCTTCGAGTCGGGTAACCTCTGCCCTAAACTGGTAGCTGCCATCGGCATTTACCGCCGTATTCTTTTGTGCAAGCGGATATTCTTCGATGAGCAGGTTGTAGGCTCTTACGTTTAGATGTAGTTCTACCGAATAACGGTTATTACCTGTCATCCTGAATAGATCTATAAAGCCTTCGCGGTGTAGGTTTTCGTGCTGCCAAGGAGTTTCAAGAATGCTTACATTCCCTATTCGGGCAACCTTAAAGAGTTTGCAGCAGCTCGATGCCAACTCGTAGCACCATACCTGCTGGTAGTTGGTGGTAAAGGCGAAAGGCTCAACAAGCCTGTTGGACACCTCGTTGCTATTAGCCGATCGATACGCCTGCAACGTTGCTTGTTTTTCGGTTTCTATTGCCTCTATTATAAGGTGAATATTCCGGCAATCCTGCTCTCGTACTACCACTTCAGGCATATATGGCAGGTGGTGCGCGTTATGCAGCTTACGCCTAATCTGTCCTTTTAGCGGATTGTTCTCGTCTATGGCATCTACCACACGGCGTACAACATCGGTTTCCTCGTCGGTAAAGTGTACCAGCTCGCTTATCTCTTTAAAGAAAGGGGAATGCTTTTCGAGATATGGAGCACCACCTCGTGGATGGTTAATAATGAAACCAGAATGCCTAAGCGTTTCAATGTATCGTTCCACGCTTCGTGTCGAAATTCTAAGCCTTTCTGCAATTTGAGGTATTCTTAGACTGGTGTTGTTGGTAAGCATTTTCATCAGCCGTAGTAGCGCTTCAAGGTTAGGTTGTTCCATGATATATGGTATAATGTATAATTTGTCGTTAAGCTATAAACTTTGGCCCATATTTCAAAAATAAATTTTAATTATTTAAAAATACGCCAAAATCCAAACTAGTAAAACAAGCTACAATTCTTCAAAAACAAGCCCATTTCAGGACGTAAAACGGGCATTAGTTGGATGATTTTTACTAAAAAAGCTACGAATTACCATGTAATAGCCACAAATAAGTTACAATTTCACATCAGCATTAAAAGTATAACTAACAATAGTCTGAATAGTTTCAATTTAAAACTATAAAAGGCTTATTAGTAATACATTTTAAATGAGAAAGCTGTACAAATACAACGAAAAAACTCCCAAGAAGTAGCCCTAAAAACCGCCTAGAGTGGCGGGCAGATTCCATTTTGTGGCGGGCGCTTTTGCCGGAGTGGCGGGCTTTAGGGGGAAGTGTGGCGGGGAGTAGCTCAAAAGTGGCGGGCTAAATCGGATTTGTGGCGGGCTTTTCCCAGAAAATCAGCCGATTTAGGCAATAGCAAGGAGTCGCCATCTTAAATTAATTTTGAATTTAGCTTACCGTGAATTCTGGAATTATTAGATTTACAAAAAAAAGGTGCACCTGCTGTAACAGGTGCACCCCTAATAATGAAGGATGCGAAATGTAGGCTACTCTACCTTACGAAAGTTTAGTTCACCTAGATTTCTCTTCATCGAAGCGCCCGGACGGAAACGTATACGGGCGTTTTTTATGGCATCAACCGAGATATCCTCAGCCTTATCCTTGGTGTCGCTGCTCAGCGTTAGCTGAAAGCTGCCCAGATTACCCAGGTTAACGGTATGCCCCAACGAGAGCATCTCGGGAACAATTAACGAAAGCGACGATAGCACTGCCAGCACATCCGTTTTGTTGAGCGTGCACGAGTTCGATATCATGCTCGAAATCTTATCAACGCCAATCTCCTTGCTGTTGGTTATCGATGCCCGGTACTTGTTGGGGGCCTCCGGATTCTTCAGATCCGGGCAGGCCACCGGTTTAAAATCTATCATACGTCCTTTTTATTATGATGATTTTGACCTACTCTGTTCAAGGTTTTCGGTATCCCCTTATATTCCGCCTACTCTTTCAGGTTTTCAGCAACGCCTGAGTCTATGTTGAGTTTTTAATGAGCTCTTATACAAATTTACCAACATTGTTAATTGGAAAAAACAATTTTCATTCAAAGATATCAACAAGACATAAAAGTTATCAACAATCCTAATATCCAGTGTTTTATAGACAATTTAGCATTTTTCCCATATTTGCATACTTAATTGATGCATAGATTATAGATAATAAAGTAATCATAATTAAGACACCATGTATTACAAGTATAGCCAACCATGTATTATGATAAATTGCATTACTTGATATAAATTTGATATCCAAGCATAACTGATTATGTTGTCATATCATCTGTAATGGTATTTTATTAATATGCAATTAACATTCCACTCTTTCCAATTAAGAATAATGCAAATATATTTTCGACCATCCTTATAGATTAGAGTAAAGACATTAACATTGAGATCAAATCTTAAATCTCGCAAGCAACCATCATCCTACGATGTTTTAACGTGAAAATTGAGTTACCACCTACAAAAAGGCTTCAGGCTTAGCATCGAGTTGTAGTACCGCTCATCTCCGGAGACCTCCTCTCCTAGCCAATTGGGTTTCTCGAAAGCCTCGTTCTCGTCAGATAGCTCAATTTCGGCAATAACCAGGCCCCTATTATCCCCACTAAACTCGTCCACCTCGTATGTGTGGCTGCCCAAATTCACCTCATAGCGGATCTTGTCAATTACCCCGGGTTCGCAGATCTTAAGCAGCTCATCGGCATCGGCGACGGCGATTTCCTTCTCCCACTCAAAGCGGGAGAGCCCCGAATTATTGGCAATACCTTTAATGGTAAGGTAGCCCTTTTCGCCCTTTACCCTCACGCGCACCGTTCGCTCCGGGTTCGACGATAGGTAGCCCTGAACAATTCGGTAATGCCCACGTGCAAGCTTCTTGTAATCTTCAGATTTAACCAAGAATTTCCGTTCAATCTCTAGTGCCATATTTCGTTGAGTATTATAAATGCAAATTTAGCAGAAGATGGTTCGCCGAAACTTGATCTGTTGGGAAAGATCAACAACCTGTTAAAATAAAGCCCCCTTTCTTACCCTTCTTTATAGCTTCAGAATAACTACCGTTTAACCTCCTCCGAAGCATAGATCCCAAAGCCTTGCAAAACCCTAAGGATATTTCATTAAAGTTCTTACCTTTGCAGCCTTAGTATAAATAACCGCGACGGTTAACTCGTAATACATGACATTTGAACAGCTAAACTTAATTACGCCTATTATAGAGGCGCTAAAGCACGAAGAGTATTCTACCCCAACCCCAATACAAGCCCAGGCAATACCTAAGATTTTAGAGGGAAACGACTTAATAGGGTGTGCGCAAACCGGAACTGGAAAAACCGCAGCATTTAGCATCCCAATTATCCAAAAGCTCACCGAAAATTCAGAATCGCGCAAGCATAAGGCTATTAAAGCCCTAATCATTACCCCAACGAGGGAACTTGCCATTCAAATTGGCGAGAGTTTCACGGCTTATGGTAGGTTTACCAGTTTAAAGCATGCCGTCATCTTTGGTGGCGTTTCGCAGGTTCCACAGGTAAATCTCATACGTTCGGGTGTGGATATCCTAATAGCCACACCGGGTCGTTTACTCGATCTCTACAACCAAGGTTTTATTAAAGTTCCCTCTCTCGATTTCTTTGTACTCGACGAGGCTGACAGGATGCTCGACATGGGCTTTATTCACGATATAAAGCGAATACTCCAAATCATTCCATCTAAACGTCAGACGCTGCTATTTTCGGCAACCATGCCACCAGAAATTCAAAAGCTGGCAAATTCGATGCTGTATAAGCCGCTTAAGGTGGAGGTAACCCCTGTTTCTTCTACTGTTGACATCATAAACCAGCTGGTTTACTTTGTCGAGAAAAAGCAGAAAAAGGATCTTCTGATAAGCCTTCTCAGCAACGAAACTGTCGAATCGGCCCTTGTATTTGCCCGAACCAAGCACGGCTCCGATAAGCTGGTAAAATCGTTGGTTAAAGATGGCATACAAGCGGAGGCAATCCACGGGAATAAGTCGCAGAATGCCCGCCAAAACGCCCTTAACAACTTTAAGGATAGGAAAACAAAGGTGCTAATTGCTACCGATATTGCCGCCAGAGGTATTGATGTCGATATGCTTTCGCACGTGATCAACTACGAGCTACCCGAGGTTCCCGAGACCTATGTGCATAGAATTGGAAGAACTGGACGTGCTGGCAATAAAGGCGTAGCAATATCGCTTGTCGATCCCGAGGAGGTTAAGCTATTGAGGGATATAGAGCATCTTATCAAGAAAAACATTAGGGTGGTTTACGACCATCCGTTTGTAAGTATTGCATCGGCAATAGGCGCTAGCCAAGCCATTGACAACGCCAAAGCAGCCCCGGCCAAACCTAAAGGCTATAAAGGAAGCAAAACCAATGGCGACTACTGGAGGCGAAAAAATCGCGACAGCAAGCGCTCGCCTAAAAGGGGATAAACATTTTCGATATTAAATAAGGAGTCAATAAATTGACTCCTTATTTAATTCTTCTTCGCTGCAATTTTGGCGTTGTATTCGTCTAGAATAGAACCAACCAATGGCCTATAGAATCGCCAAAAGAAAGCTGAGCGCCCCTCTCCTTCTATTCTTACTACAGACTGGTTGAACGAGGCAACTCCTGCAAACTTTGTATTGTACATAGAAATATCTATATCCGAAAAATCGCCCGCAAAGTAGTAGAAATCAAAGTTGCGATTCTTTGTTTTTACAGCAGCAGGAAAGTGAGTTGGAATAAAGTTTTTCTCTAGGATTTTTTGACCTTCAGCATTTACATCGATTTTGTAGGTAGCCAAAACATCCAAGCTATCCGATGCGCTAATTATATCAAACCAGTAATGGAATTTCATATTTTTAGGCAAATCGTATCTATCCCTAAATTTCGGGTTTGTTTCAATAAGAGGAACATCCAGATTTAGATGAGTTTTTTTCTCAAGAATTACAATTTTTTCATCGGTTCGCACAAATATTATTCCCGGTTCTTTGAACGGCCATTTACCGCCATTTTGCTTGGTGTAGTTCTTCTTTAACCATATTGGCAGCTCCTTATTTTCGTTGGTATCCAACGAAGAGTAGTACCGGCCAACCCACCCCTGCCAGCTCATTTTAAACTCT comes from the Acetobacteroides hydrogenigenes genome and includes:
- a CDS encoding CYTH domain-containing protein; its protein translation is MALEIERKFLVKSEDYKKLARGHYRIVQGYLSSNPERTVRVRVKGEKGYLTIKGIANNSGLSRFEWEKEIAVADADELLKICEPGVIDKIRYEVNLGSHTYEVDEFSGDNRGLVIAEIELSDENEAFEKPNWLGEEVSGDERYYNSMLSLKPFCRW
- the cas6 gene encoding CRISPR-associated endoribonuclease Cas6, which produces MRLHIKTSPSTSIVPFDHLPVIVGTVHKWLGENNNLHGTLSLYSFSWLRGGKRKDNGLEFKNGASFFISFFDDEYARKTIKTILDQPYINWGMSVVEVMIEETPAEMYGECFFAASPILIKRQVDGKVKHLIYSDMEANSCLEETLRHKMEVAGLEDDTLKIGFDTDYAKATTKLVRYKGIDNRANLCPIKIIAKPETKVFAWLVGLGNSTGIGFGAIK
- a CDS encoding HU family DNA-binding protein, which codes for MIDFKPVACPDLKNPEAPNKYRASITNSKEIGVDKISSMISNSCTLNKTDVLAVLSSLSLIVPEMLSLGHTVNLGNLGSFQLTLSSDTKDKAEDISVDAIKNARIRFRPGASMKRNLGELNFRKVE
- a CDS encoding DEAD/DEAH box helicase → MTFEQLNLITPIIEALKHEEYSTPTPIQAQAIPKILEGNDLIGCAQTGTGKTAAFSIPIIQKLTENSESRKHKAIKALIITPTRELAIQIGESFTAYGRFTSLKHAVIFGGVSQVPQVNLIRSGVDILIATPGRLLDLYNQGFIKVPSLDFFVLDEADRMLDMGFIHDIKRILQIIPSKRQTLLFSATMPPEIQKLANSMLYKPLKVEVTPVSSTVDIINQLVYFVEKKQKKDLLISLLSNETVESALVFARTKHGSDKLVKSLVKDGIQAEAIHGNKSQNARQNALNNFKDRKTKVLIATDIAARGIDVDMLSHVINYELPEVPETYVHRIGRTGRAGNKGVAISLVDPEEVKLLRDIEHLIKKNIRVVYDHPFVSIASAIGASQAIDNAKAAPAKPKGYKGSKTNGDYWRRKNRDSKRSPKRG
- the cas4 gene encoding CRISPR-associated protein Cas4; translated protein: MNIIATHINYYFVCKRKLWLFANGINMEHTSDTVGEGKLIHETSYPDRSERYEEVSVGGSKIDFFDARGKVIHEIKKSDSMEDAHIWQVKYYIWLLEREGVDGVTGIIEYPTMRHREHVMLSDNDRQQLENIVTEIETIISNDACPPKINRKLCSKCSYYEFCYATEEE
- a CDS encoding helix-turn-helix transcriptional regulator: MEQPNLEALLRLMKMLTNNTSLRIPQIAERLRISTRSVERYIETLRHSGFIINHPRGGAPYLEKHSPFFKEISELVHFTDEETDVVRRVVDAIDENNPLKGQIRRKLHNAHHLPYMPEVVVREQDCRNIHLIIEAIETEKQATLQAYRSANSNEVSNRLVEPFAFTTNYQQVWCYELASSCCKLFKVARIGNVSILETPWQHENLHREGFIDLFRMTGNNRYSVELHLNVRAYNLLIEEYPLAQKNTAVNADGSYQFRAEVTRLEGVGRFVMGLLPDITIVNSPELAEFVGKRLEELKNNFSTTVAVGEGR
- a CDS encoding CRISPR-associated protein Cas7 produces the protein MRTVYIRTLKRAEHTVFCVQDGQKYYYDSLFNRRIPYSSGQQIKRSVFDKLSNVINEQPAPTTFLFDVNSKDELKEGEVFATCDPAYPDQLFGGWMKASKGGNEKTVKRRSPLSISAMRGLHPLLAGVDNENISFDRSDRPNNQVVVRNEKGEALTTAQIEALLAGKDRSLSRKWIPDNRRAGGLFVQDIAIDLRRLFSVTLNSFEPEISSETESRLRKDGWVESTNVFGPCLVAPLAVREMLIPALAEAIIEWSITSNQARTFSLMETLAVSISDNANKIAASIRAKLSDEEDNKAYPIVEEELDGVSTYVSLAAGGYIRTKSETYDALDRAKQKLIDIMMAFDYENQLMKA
- the cas3 gene encoding CRISPR-associated helicase Cas3', with translation MICPEIRAKGKPDFTPLVTHLQQVAVVAEKVATGVGADPILARYGAILHDIGKAHPEFQRRLDEESRTGDLTFRHEISSCLFLSLFPDHMQPDLIDMVIAHHKSIRKDAREKGLLDLTEEREPDEIFEFHAGDWSSWAPKALDILSKLGIVVRPIVKTEAEVTFFRVYDYCRKAFKQKGYSSNRGLLQAADHFASALIDRSEACSKRLFQKPNLKFFNRTHPFYPLSLKSADSVKSHTIVVACTGAGKTDFLFRRCAGRVFYTLPFQASINAMFHRVSADLASDNPELDIRLLHSASSIAVKGKAIEEKIIQSHVGSSIKILTPHQIAGIIFGTNGYEATLIDIKGCDVILDEIHTYTDITRAIVLKIVHVLKDLGCRIHIGTATMPTFLYNQILELLGKENVFEVQLDDEELDQFDRHMVHKIDSWVSALPLISRAIDEDKKVLLVCNRVQSAQQVFDTVRQLHPHTPVMLLHSRFKRGVREQKEKQLIGKDKYGNPTGQFNTSTKACIVISTQVVEVSLDISFDLMVTECAPLDALIQRFGRINRSRTEQSIGKYKPVYVVVPPETIDEAKPYELEILRKSFEQLPDGDVLHERNIQQMIDNVFPVVDMPEIEEHAIFKRTGEWTINRLTHRPKSFLLERLEIDSVTCIVEADEQRYHTANFEERMQMEIPVRYWSVHRFNQMREGSKPFIVPDSAYSDEEGLNMDTLKTAKSDITYQML